In one window of Amblyomma americanum isolate KBUSLIRL-KWMA chromosome 9, ASM5285725v1, whole genome shotgun sequence DNA:
- the ACC gene encoding acetyl-CoA carboxylase isoform X1 has translation MNEAGNNEEEGEVAAVAMVIAIVCAAFAVFAARFRALVESVSDRLPVKMQRRGGRRKDILHLELRTVLEGPPEAPAEMNGATEVKGRTDLQRLESLAAHNGVNTSPVRIVVEPCWDDEGGAVTATSANLFNGANLNGFGNGPRPLFTIDCSDEETDDPGSPSGRFMGDELRRNRSRAKLFSFAAKARLRAQSMSGAHLSAEDREYGKGQKDFIVATPEEFVSRFGGRHVINKVLIANNGIAAVKCMRSIRRWAYEMFSNDKAIRFVVMVTPEDLNANAEYIKLADHCVPVPGGSNNNNYANVDLILDIAKRVGAQAVWAGWGHASENPRLPELLSKNKIAFIGPPEKAMWALGDKIASSIVAQTANVPTLPWSGSGLKADWNEEEGHNPKKPLKIKPELYRKGCVTGVDDGLEAAQRIGFPVMIKASEGGGGKGIRKAESADDFPQCFRQVQSEVPGSPIFIMKLATCARHLEVQLLADQYGTAISLFGRDCSIQRRHQKIIEEAPCVVAKPQVLEHMERSAVRLAKMVGYVSAGTVEYLYSEDGKFYFLELNPRLQVEHPCTEMVADVNLPACQLQIAMGVPLHRIKDIRLLYGESPWGESRIDFDNPVQRPRPLGHVIAARITSENPDEGFKPSAGTVQELNFRSNKNVWGYFSVGASGGLHEFADSQFGHCFSWGEDREEARENLVLALKELSIRGDFRTTVEYLITLLETDAFLSNTFDTGWLDKLIAERVQAEKPDTMLSVICGALHVAYRTIRENFRNFQTCLEKGQILPATTLTNLLTADLIHDSVKYTVQVSQCGPTSYFLVMNGSTRRVEAHRLSDDRLLLSIDGASYTTYMKEEVDRYRVVIGNQTCIFEKEKDPSVLRSPSTGKLLQFLVEDGAHVVCGQSYAEIEVMKMVMTLTVEESGCVHFVKRPGAVLEAGCELARLELDDPTRVNKAHPFEGGFPAPESEGGLHEEKLNQQFLAAKQDLENVLDGYVLPDPYFVQHMTTSLDTFMRTLRDPTLPLMELKDIISSISGRIQPSVENNIRTLMKMYDKNITSVLAQFPSQQIAGVIDSYAATLQKRADRDVFFMTTQGIVQLVQRYRNGIRGRMKNVVQELLKQYLSVETDFQQGHYDKCVALLREKHKDSMSVVVDKIFSHLQVAKKNLLIIKLIDHLCGHEPGLTDELSSILNELTTLSKTDNAKVALRARQVLIATHQPAWELRHNQMESIFLSAIDMYGHDFCPENLQKLILSETSIFDVLPDFFYHGNVVVQRAALEVYVRRAYVSYDLTCLQHLQLPSGICAAQFQFLLPSSHPNRQNQAPAVTDGNANDSPSTPDDSVAAWEREQPDLDSQRVGIMAAFNTFEQFANDFDNLIEFFAVSPNVAPRNEFDFGTREHNTPSFCDNNESPVNVEPMHILNIAIRNDIPNEDEDYAAKYYAFCQEKCAIMKERMVRRVTFLILHKRRFPQYYTYRYRDDYVEDQIYRHLEPALAFQLEINRLRNYDLEAIPTSNLKMHLYLGKAKVPKGQEVSDFRFFIRAIIRHSDLVTKEASYEYLQNEGERLLLEAMDELEVAFTHPVAKRTDCNHIFLNFVPKVTMDPARIAENVRDMVMRYGPRLWKLRVLQAEIKMTIRGIDASSTPCHMVFTEDTIGPGVPSLNGKCVPIRLFLANESGYYLDIALYKERLDPETGLMQFEAWGPHRQGPLHGLPISTPYLTKDYLQQKRFQAQSNGTTYVYDFPDMFRQALLRLWEEHVEMRPGQDIPASLLSCVELVLDSQGRLVEQKRLPGENDVGMVAWRMTLVTPENPEGRDIIVIANDITFLLGTFGPQEDILFLKASERARALGIPRLYISANSGARIGLAEELKHLFNIAWVDPEVPDKGYRYLYLTPENFKKVSALNSVNTELIDDEGEKRYKITSIIGKVDGLGVENLKYAGLIAGETSQAYEEIVTISLVTCRAIGIGAYLVRLGQRVIQLENSHIILTGAGALNKLLGREVYTSNNQLGGVQIMYPNGVSHVTVHDDLEGTYVMLKWLSYMPKYKGAKLPITEPLDPIDRDVVYTPSKVPYDPRWLLAGRDSPNLPGFWEDGFFDRGSFMEVMQQWAQTVVCGRARLGGIPVGVVAVETRTVEIDIPADPANLDSEAKVLSQAGQVWFPDSAYKTAQAINDFNREELPLFVFANWRGFSGGMKDMYDQVLKFGAYIVDALHTYRQPVLVYIPPYGELRGGAWAVVDAAINPQQMEMYADPDSRGGVLEPEGTVEIRFRKKDLLKAMHRVDARCREILAQLGMADPEKKAALEVELHKREQQLLPMYHQVALSFADLHDMPARMQEKGVIQDVVPWCKSRCQLYWRLRRRLLQDAVKRDIRQVRPQLGDGEMESMLRRWFVESLGAVKQYLWENDLAVTNWLEEQLDPKMERSLVNENIQCLRRDAAISQIKGVLSVNPEVIMDSAVHIVQQLTPQQRSDLLATIRTLENDPLPTATATTSNESPTTPPSSSDSAS, from the exons TTTTGCTGCGAAGGCACGGTTGCGGGC ACAGTCTATGTCGGGTGCTCATCTGTCCGCTGAGGACCGCGAATATGGGAAGGGCCAGAAGGACTTCATCGTGGCCACCCCCGAGGAGTTTGTCAGCCGCTTCGGAGGCAGACATGTCATCAACAAG GTCCTGATAGCCAACAACGGCATTGCAGCCGTGAAATGCATGCGCTCCATCCGAAGATGGGCGTACGAGATGTTCAGCAACGACAAAGCCATCCGCTTTGTTGTCATGGTGACGCCAGAGGACCTCAATGCCAACGCAG AGTACATCAAGTTGGCAGACCACTGTGTGCCAGTCCCGGGTGGCTCCAACAACAACAACTATGCCAACGTGGATCTTATCCTGGACATCGCGAAGAGGGTCGGTGCCCAGGCTGTGTGGGCCGGATGGGGGCACGCCTCCGAGAACCCCCGGCTCCCCGAGCTTCTGTCCAAGAATAAGATTGCCTTCATTG GTCCTCCAGAGAAGGCCATGTGGGCGCTGGGAGACAAGATCGCCTCCTCTATCGTGGCACAGACAGCGAACGTCCCCACGCTCCCCTGGAGCGGCTCTGGCCTGAAGGCTGACTGGAACGAGGAAGAAGGCCACAACCCCAAGAAGCCCCTGAAGATCAAGCCCGAGCTGTACCGCAAGGGGTGCGTGACGGGCGTGGATGACGGCCTGGAGGCGGCCCAGCGCATCGGCTTTCCCGTCATGATCAAGGCCTCGGAGGGGGGCGGGGGAAAGGGCATCCGCAAGGCTGAGTCGGCCGACGACTTCCCCCAGTGCTTCCGGCAGGTGCAGAGTGAGGTGCCTGGTTCGCCCATCTTCATCATGAAGCTGGCGACCTGCGCGCGCCACCTGGAGGTGCAGCTGTTGGCAGACCAGTACGGCACGGCCATCTCCCTGTTTGGCCGCGACTGCTCCATCCAGCGGCGGCACCAGAAGATCATAGAGGAGGCGCCCTGCGTGGTGGCCAAGCCGCAAGTGCTTGAACACATGGAGCGG TCTGCTGTCCGGCTAGCCAAGATGGTGGGCTATGTCAGTGCCGGCACTGTGGAGTACCTCTACAGTGAGGATGGCAAGTTCTACTTCCTGGAGCTCAACCCAAGGCTTCAG GTTGAGCATCCGTGTACAGAAATGGTTGCCGACGTCAACTTACCTGCGTGCCAACTTCAG ATTGCCATGGGTGTGCCACTGCACCGTATCAAGGACATCCGCCTCCTCTATGGCGAGTCACCGTGGGGTGAGTCACGCATAGACTTTGACAACCCTGTCCAACGACCTCGGCCCCTGGGCCACGTGATTGCTGCCCGTATCACCTCGGAGAACCCCGACGAGGGCTTCAAGCCCAGTGCGGGCACGGTCCAGGAGCTCAACTTCCGCTCCAACAAGAACGTCTGGGGCTACTTCAGTGTCGGTGCCTCTGGCGGACTGCACGAGTTCGCCGACTCCCAGTTCGGCCATTGCTTCTCGTGGGGCGAGGACCGTGAGGAGGCCCGCGAGAACCTGGTGCTCGCGCTCAAGGAGCTCTCAATCCGCGGTGACTTCCGCACCACCGTTGAATACCTCATCACCCTGCTGGAGACGGACGCCTTCCTGAGCAACACCTTCGACACAGGATGGCTCGACAAGCTCATTGCCGAGCGAGTGCAAGCCGAGAAACCTGACACGATGCTGTCGGTGATCTGTGGTGCGCTGCACGTGGCTTACCGGACTATCCGCGAGAACTTCCGTAACTTCCAGACGTGCCTGGAGAAGGGCCAGATCCTGCCAGCGACGACACTCACAAACTTGCTCACCGCGGACCTCATCCACGATTCGGTCAAGTACACGGTGCAG GTTTCCCAGTGCGGGCCAACGTCATACTTCTTGGTGATGAACGGCTCGACGCGTCGCGTGGAGGCCCACCGGCTGAGTGATGACCGCCTCCTGCtgtccatagatggcgccagctacacAACCTACATGAAGGAGGAGGTGGACCGCTATCGGGTGGTCATTGGCAACCAGACATGTATTTTCGAGAAGGAGAAGGACCCCAGTGTGCTGAG GTCTCCGTCGACAGGCAAGCTTCTCCAGTTCCTGGTTGAAGATGGGGCTCATGTGGTCTGCGGCCAGTCGTACGCTGAAATCGAAGTGATGAAGATGGTAATGACGCTAACCGTTGAAGAGAGTGGATG CGTCCACTTTGTGAAGCGGCCTGGCGCTGTCCTCGAGGCTGGCTGTGAACTTGCCAGGCTGGAGTTGGATGACCCCACACGAGTCAACAAG GCCCACCCGTTCGAGGGTGGCTTCCCGGCACCCGAGTCGGAAGGGGGGCTCCACGAGGAGAAGCTGAACCAGCAGTTCTTGGCAGCCAAGCAGGACCTGGAGAATGTGCTGGATGGATACGTGCTGCCGGACCCCTACTTCGTGCAGCACATGACCACCTCACTGGACACCTTCATGCGTACCCTGCGCGACCCCACCTTGCCCCTCATGGAGCTCAAG GACATCATCTCGTCCATCTCTGGCCGCATCCAGCCATCGGTCGAGAACAACATTCGGACGCTGATGAAGATGTACGACAAGAACATCACCTCAGTCCTGGCCCAGTTCCCAAGCCAGCAG ATTGCCGGTGTCATCGACAGCTATGCAGCAACTCTCCAGAAGCGGGCGGACCGGGATGTCTTCTTCATGACCACCCAGGGCATTGTGCAGCTGGTCCAGAGGTACCGAAACGGTATTCGTGGCCGCATGAAGAATGTTGTGCAAGAGTTGCTGAAGCAGTACCTCTCTGTGGAGACCGACTTCCAGCAGG GTCATTATGACAAGTGCGTGGCCCTGTTGCGCGAGAAGCACAAGGACAGCATGTCTGTCGTGGTGGACAAAATCTTCTCGCACCTGCAGGTGGCCAAGAAGAACCTGCTCATCATCAAGCTCATC GACCACCTGTGCGGTCATGAGCCCGGCCTCACCGACGAGCTGTCTTCTATCCTGAACGAACTGACCACCCTGAGCAAAACGGACAATGCTAAGGTGGCTCTCAGGGCACGTCAG GTGCTGATTGCAACGCACCAGCCTGCATGGGAGCTGCGCCACAACCAGATGGAGTCCATCTTCCTGTCGGCCATCGACATGTATGGCCATGACTTCTGCCCCGAGAACCTTCAGAAGCTGATCCTCTCAGAGACGTCCATCTTCGACGTGCTGCCAGATTTCTTCTACCACGGCAATGTGGTTGTCCAGAGGGCTGCGCTTGAG GTGTACGTGAGGCGGGCGTACGTTTCCTACGACCTGACATGCCTGCAGCACCTGCAGTTGCCTTCGGGCATCTGCGCAGCCCAGTTCCAGTTCCTGCTTCCCAGCTCGCACCCAAACAG GCAAAACCAGGCACCGGCCGTGACTGATGGCAACGCGAACGACTCTCCCAGCACCCCGGACGACAGCGTTGCCGCTTGGGAACGCGAGCAGCCGGACCTGGACTCTCAGCGAGTCGGGATCATGGCTGCCTTCAACACCTTTGAGCAGTTTGCAAA CGACTTTGACAACCTGATCGAGTTCTTCGCTGTCTCGCCTAACGTGGCTCCGCGAAACGAGTTCGACTTTGGCACGCGGGAGCACAACACACCCTCGTTCTGTGACAACAACGAGAGCCCAGTG AATGTTGAGCCCATGCACATCCTCAACATTGCCATCCGCAACGACATTCCCAATGAGGATGAAGATTATGCAGCGAAGTACTACGCCTTCTGCCAGGAAAAA TGTGCCATCATGAAGGAGAGGATGGTTCGCAGGGTGACCTTCCTCATCCTGCACAAGCGACGGTTCCCCCAGTACTACACATACCGCTACCGTGACGAT TACGTCGAGGACCAGATCTACCGACACCTGGAGCCTGCGCTGGCCTTCCAGCTGGAGATCAACCGGCTGCGCAACTACGACCTCGAGGCCATCCCGACCTCCAACCTCAAGATGCACCTCTATTTGGGAAAGGCCAAG GTTCCCAAGGGCCAGGAGGTGTCTGACTTCCGTTTCTTCATACGTGCCATCATTCGACACTCTGACCTTGTCACCAAG GAAGCTTCGTACGAGTACCTCCAGAATGAAGGGGAGCGTCTCCTGCTTGAGGCCATGGATGAGCTCGAAGTGGCTTTCACCCACCCCGTG GCCAAGCGAACAGATTGCAACCACATATTCCTGAACTTTGTGCCCAAGGTCACGATGGACCCGGCAAGG ATTGCCGAGAATGTCCGGGACATGGTGATGAGGTACGGGCCACGGCTGTGGAAGCTGAGGGTGCTCCAGGCCGAGATCAAGATGACCATTCG AGGCATTGACGCCAGCTCCACGCCCTGCCACATGGTTTTCACCGAGGACACGATTGGGCCTGGCGT TCCGAGCCTGAATGGCAAGTGTGTGCCCATCCGGCTGTTCCTGGCCAACGAGAGCGGCTACTACCTGGACATTGCGCTGTACAAGGAGCGCCTGGACCCCGAGACGGGACTCATGCAGTTTGAGGCCTGGGGACCCCACCGCCAGGGTCCCCTGCACGGCCTGCCCATCTCCACCCCCTATCTCACCAAGGACTACCTGCAGCAGAAGCGCTTCCAGGCGCAGTCCAATGGCACCACCTACGTCTACGACTTCCCCGACATGTTCCGACAG GCCTTGCTCCGACTGTGGGAGGAGCACGTGGAGATGCGTCCAGGCCAGGACATACCAGCATCGCTGCTGAGCTGCGTCGAACTGGTTCTCGACTCGCAAGGCCGGCTGGTTGAGCAGAAGCGGCTCCCTGGCGAGAACGAC GTTGGCATGGTAGCCTGGCGCATGACTCTGGTCACACCCGAGAACCCGGAAGGCCGTGACATCATCGTCATCGCCAATGATATCACATTCCTCCTTGGCACCTTTGGACCCCAGGAAGATATCCTGTTTCTG AAAGCGTCTGAGAGGGCGCGGGCACTGGGCATTCCGCGACTCTACATTTCGGCAAACAGTGGAGCGAGGATCGGCCTCGCGGAAGAGCTGAAGCACCTCTTCAACATTGCATGGGTCGACCCTGAGGTGCCCGACAAG ggtTACCGGTATCTCTACCTGACACCAGAGAACTTCAAGAAGGTCAGCGCCTTGAACTCGGTCAACACTGAGCTCATTGATGATGAGGGCGAGAAGCGGTACAAGATAACCAGCATTATTG GCAAAGTGGATGGGCTCGGTGTTGAAAACTTGAAGTATGCGGGTCTGATTGCTGGCGAAACATCTCAGGCTTATGAGGAGATTGTCACCATCAGTTTG GTGACGTGTCGTGCCATTGGTATTGGGGCCTACCTGGTACGTCTCGGACAGCGCGTCATCCAACTCGAGAATTCGCACATCATTCTCACGGGTGCTGGAGCCCTGAACAAG CTGCTCGGACGGGAGGTGTACACGTCCAACAACCAGCTGGGAGGGGTGCAGATCATGTACCCCAACGGCGTCTCACACGTGACCGTGCACGACGACCTCGAGGGCACCTACGTCATGCTCAAGTGGCTCTCCTACATGCCCAAG TACAAGGGTGCCAAGCTTCCCATCACAGAGCCTCTGGACCCAATCGACAGAGATGTAGTGTACACCCCGTCCAAGGTTCCCTATGACCCTAGATGGCTGCTGGCCGGACGTGACAGTCCAA ACTTGCCTGGCTTCTGGGAGGACGGCTTCTTTGACCGCGGCTCCTTCATGGAGGTGATGCAGCAGTGGGCCCAGACAGTTGTCTGTGGCCGCGCCCGCCTCGGCGGCATTCCGGTTGGGGTTGTCGCGGTCGAGACGCGGACAGTGGAGATTGACATTCCCGCTGACCCTGCCAACCTCGACTCTGAGGCAAAG GTGCTGTCCCAAGCCGGCCAGGTGTGGTTCCCGGACTCGGCCTACAAGACGGCGCAGGCCATCAACGACTTCAACCGAGAGGAGCTGCCTCTGTTCGTCTTTGCCAACTGGCGAGGTTTTTCCGGAGGCATGAAAG ACATGTACGACCAGGTGCTGAAGTTTGGCGCATACATCGTGGACGCACTGCACACATACCGCCAGCCCGTGCTGGTATACATTCCTCCATACGGCGAGCTCCGCGGAGGCGCTTGGGCCGTCGTCGACGCTGCCATCAACCCGCAGCAGATGGAAATGTACGCTGACCCCGACAGCCGCGGCGGAGTACTGGAGCCCGAAGGCACAGTCGAGATCCGGTTCCGCAAGAAGGACCTGTTGAAGGCCATGCACCGTGTTGATGCCAG GTGCCGTGAGATCCTGGCCCAGCTGGGCATGGCCGATCCCGAGAAGAAGGCCGCCCTAGAGGTGGAGCTGCACAAACGTGAGCAGCAGCTGCTGCCCATGTACCATCAGGTGGCGCTGTCCTTTGCCGACCTGCATGACATGCCCGCCCGCATGCAGGAGAAAGGAGTCATCCAG GATGTGGTCCCCTGGTGCAAGTCGCGGTGCCAGCTGTActggcggctgcgccggcgcctGTTGCAAGATGCGGTCAAGCGGGACATCCGGCAGGTGCGGCCGCAGCTCGGCGATGGTGAGATGGAGAGCATGCTGCGCCGATGGTTCGTCGAGTCCCTGGGCGCCGTCAAG CAATATCTGTGGGAGAATGACCTGGCCGTGACCAACTGGCTTGAAGAGCAGCTTGACCCCAAGATGGAGCGCTCACTGGTCAACGAGAACATCCAGTGCCTGAGGAGGGACGCGGCCATCTCTCAGATCAAGGG TGTGCTCAGCGTCAACCCAGAAGTGATCATGGACTCTGCCGTGCACATAGTCCAGCAGCTGACTCCGCAGCAGCGCTCCGACCTGCTAGCAACCATCCGGACCCTTGAAAACGATCCGCTGCCCACTGCAACGGCGACGACGAGCAACGAGTCGCCGACAACTCCCCCTTCATCGTCGGACTCGGCGTCTTGA